AAACAGGGGGAGTTCGTGGAGTTGTCGGTCAAGTTGCTGATAATGATAAAACTGGATTCCGGAATTTCAACTATGCAACTCAATCAAAACGTAGTCCTGGTTCTGCAATTAAGCCTTTAGTTGTTTATACGCCAGCAGTTGAAGCAGGCTGGGCTTTGAATAAGCTCTTGGATAACCATACCATGCAGTACGACAGCTATAAGCTTGATAACTATGCAGGAATCAAAACGAGTCGAGAAGTTCCTATGTATCAAGCCTTGGCAGAGTCGCTTAATCTGCCTGCTGTTGCCACTGTTAATGATTTGGGCGTTGATAAGGCTTTTGAGGCGGGCGAAAAATTCGGACTCAACATGGAAAAAGTTGATCGTGTTCTTGGTGTCGCATTGGGAAGCGGTGTTGAAACCAATCCTCTGCAAATGGCTCAAGCATATGCTGCCTTTGCAAATGAAGGTTTAATGCCGGAAGCTCATTTTATTAGTAGAATTGAAAATGCTAGTGGTCAGGTCATTGCGAGCCATAAAAATTCACAAAAACGGGTGATTGATAAGTCTGTAGCTGACAAGATGACCAGTATGATGTTGGGAACATTTACAAACGGAAAAGGTATTAGTTCATCGCCTGCAGACTATGTCATGGCAGGAAAAACTGGAACAACTGAAGCAGTTTTCAATCCAGATTATACAAGTGACCAGTGGGTAATTGGTTATACACCGGATGTAGTGATTAGTCACTGGCTTGGTTTCCCGACGACTGATGAAAATCATTATCTAACTGGCTCTACTTCAAATGGTGCAGCTCATGTCTTTAGAAACATTGCCAATACCATTTTACCTTATACGCCAGGAAGTACCTTTACAGTTGAAAATGCTTATAAGCAAAATGGAATTGCACCAGCTAACACAAAAAGACAAGTACAAACCAATGATAATAGCCAGACAGATGATAATTTGTCTGATATTCGAGGACGTGCGCAAAGTCTAGTAGATGAGGCTAGCCGGGCTATCTCAGATGCGAAGATTAAGGAAAAGGCTCAAACAATATGGGATTCGGTAGTCAATCTATTTGGTAACTTCTAAAACTAACTTCCAGTTTCCCACAACCTAGCTTTTAGTATGAGAAAAACGCGTGAAATCAGTGGAAATCCGTCTTAGACTAACTTCCACTGGTTTTCTTTTTCTTGATATATAAGGGTTCAAAAGCGAAAAGACTCAGAAAAAAGTGCACGACAAATAGCCCTAAAACAGAGTCGTCTTAGAGTAAATTCCAGTTGCTAGCGTTTAGTGTGAGACTTTTCGATGGTGATAAGATGTGTAGTTAGAGGGGAAAATTCCCTTTATTTCAATAAATCAGGTGATAGGTGTGTGTCTTCTGGTTTGACAAATTGGCAACCCAGAAGAGCAGCGATGTCCTCGCCAAAGGTGAAGGTGAAGATGTCGTAAGCAGATTTTCCTTGAAACTCTTCTCGTTTCAAGGAATTGACATGGGAAATGACTAGATTGACGTCTTTCTGAGTCAGCTGGTCAAAGGAAGTGCCCTTGGGAAGAATGGCTCGCAAAACCGTATGGTTCTTCTCAATCCGCCCCTTCTGGTCAGGACGGCTAGGGTCGCAGAAGTAGAGGTGAGACTTCCCATCAATGTCTCGCTCAAGCTCCTCCACATAGGCGAACTCAGATCCGTTGTCTGTGAGAATGACAGGGAACAGCTGATGGAACGCACACCCTCCGTCCATGACTCTTTCTTTCAAAGCTGCGAATTTAGTGGCGACCTCCAGAGCGGTCTTGTTGTTCAAAAGCAGGGCGAAGAGGAAGTTGCAGAAGGAAACGTTGAAGGTGAGCAGTAGCTTTCCACCAGGTCTGCCGATGACCGTGTCCATTTCCAACCATTTGAAGAAATCATCTGTTTCTCGTAACTCTTGGAAATCTTGATAGGTCCGCCCAATTTTCAGCTCTTTAGGAATAGCTACTTTTCTGGATTTTCTGCGTTCCTTGAACGTGACCATCCGAGGGAAATCAATGGGCTTGGCTGTCAGATAGCCCAGCTTGGCATGCCGATACACCGTAGCTTTCGACACAGGTAGGTTATGTGTCTGAATGATATGGTAGATGCTTTGTTTCTTCTGGATGCCTTGGGTTAAGACCTTGTCCATCTGATAAAAACTTTCCTTGTTTAGGGGAATTCCCTGTCTGGATTCCCTCAACATAGTCTCGTACTGCTCCTGTGCCTTTTTCGCGTAGTAAAGATAGCGGTTAAACCCACAATCCGTCCTCTTTTTTGGACAGTTGTTACAGACATAAGGAGCTTTTTTGAGAAGAGGGCAATCCGTGCAATCAGATTTGACGGATGTTGGATGCATGATGCGATTGCGCTTGATTTCCTTTGAAATCGTTGACGGGTCTTTCCCCATCTTCTCAGCGATGGAACGGAAAGTCTCCTGTTGGCTGATTCCAGTTTGGATGTCAATACGGTCTTCTAGAGTGAGATGTTTTTGTTTTTTCGTCATGAGGTGCCTCCTCACGAAAAGTCTCAGACTTAATTCTAGCATAATTCATCGTCTGAGACTAACTTCCAGTTTTGGGAGAGAGATGGAAGTTACTTTGAGAAGTTACGTAGTCAATCTATTTCGCTAAGATGCTTGTCAAAGCCTAGCTTTCTTGTTATAATAGATAAGATGGAGGCGTTATGGCACTAAAAAAAGCAAGCCTAGCTTGTGTGGTTTGTGGTTCGAGAAACTATTCAATCAAGATTAGTGGAACCCCCAAGCCTACACGACTAGAAGTAAATAAATTTTGTAAGCATTGTGGCAAGTACACTACACACAGAGAAACGAGATAGGAGAGAGCGATGCGTTTTATTGGAGATATTTTTAGACTTCTTAAAGACACAACATGGCCAACTCGCAAGGAAAGCTGGAGAGATTTTCGTTCTATCATGGAATACACAGCTTTCTTTGTAGTAATTATTTACATTTTTGACCAGTTGATTGTTTCAGGTTTGATTCGGTTTATTAACATTTTTTAGAAGGTTAGTGGAGTTAATTACACTAGAAATCTTCTATTTATGAAAGGAAATATCATGGATAGTTTTGATAAAGGGTGGTTTGTTTTACAAACTTATTCTGGTTATGAAAATAAGGTAAAAGAAAATCTATTACAACGTGCACAAACCTACGATATGTTGGATAATATTCTACGTGTTGAAATTCCAACACAAACAGTGCAAGTTGAAAAAAATGGAAAGAGAAAAGAAGTAGAAGAAAATCGCTTTCCAGGTTATGTTCTTGTAGAAATGGTCATGACAGATGAAGCTTGGTTTGTTGTTCGAAACACACCAAATGTTACAGGATTTGTCGGATCACACGGGAACAGATCAAAACCAACTCCATTATTGGAACAAGAAATTCGTGACATTTTGGTATCTATGGGACAAACTGTTCAAGAATTTGATTTCGATGTTGAGGTTGGCCAAACCGTACGTATTATTGATGGTGCTTTTGCAGACTACACTGGTAAGATTACAGAAATTGATAATAATAAAGTGAAAATGATTATCTCTATGTTTGGTAATGACACAGTTGCAGAAGTAAACCTAAACCAAATTGCAGAATTATAACCCTAAGAGAGGCCAGACCTCTCTTTTTTGTGCAGTTGAGACGGTGTAGGGGACAGAATAGGTGAAATATCCCAATTATCTTCTTGATTTGTTAGACTGTATCTAGAAAGGGGAACGTTATGTTTAAAGAATTGTATAAAGAAGTCCAGGGAATTGTGTACAAGTGTAGAAATGAATATCATCTCCATTTATGGGAGTTATCTGATTGGGACCAAGAGGGAATGATTTGCTTACATGAATTGATCAGTAGAGAAGAAGAGCTAGTAGAAGATATTCCTCGTTTACGAAAATACTTCAAAACTAAATTCCGTAATCGAATTTTAGACCATATCCGTAAACAAGAAAGCCAGAAGCGTAGATATGAAAAAGAACCCTATGAAGAAGTGGGTGAGCTTAGTCATCGTATAAGCGAGGGAGGTCTGTGGCTAGATGAGTATTATCTCTTTCATGAGACACTAAGAGATTATAGAAACAAACAAAGTAAAGACAAACAAGAAGAGTTAGAACGCGTCTTAAGACATGAACGCTTCCGAGGACGACAAAGAGTATTAAGAGACTTACGTATTGTGTTTAAGGAGTTTGATATCCGTACTCTGTAAGAAGCTATGCAAAAAATAAAAAAAGGGTAACTTCTAAAACTAACTTCCAGTTTCCCACAACCTAGCTTTTAGTATGAGAAAAACGCGTGAAATCAGTGGAAATCCGTCTTAGACTAACTTCCACTGGTTTTCTTTTTCTTGATATATAAGGGTTCAAAAGCGAAAAGACTCAGAAAAAAGTGCACGACAAATAGCCCTAAAACAGAGTCGTCTTAGAGTAAATTCCAGTTGCTAGCGTTTAGTGTGAGACTTTTCGATGGTGATAAGATGTGTAGTTAGAGGGGAAAATTCCCTTTATTTCAATAAATCAGGTGATAGGTGTGTGTCTTCTGGTTTGACAAATTGGCAACCCAGAAGAGCAGCGATGTCCTCGCCAAAGGTGAAGGTGAAGATGTCGTAAGCAGATTTTCCTTGAAACTCTTCTCGTTTCAAGGAATTGACATGGGAAATGACTAGATTGACGTCTTTCTGAGTCAGCTGGTCAAAGGAAGTGCCCTTGGGAAGAATGGCTCGCAAAACCGTATGGTTCTTCTCAATCCGCCCCTTCTGGTCAGGACGGCTAGGGTCGCAGAAGTAGAGGTGAGACTTCCCATCAATGTCTCGCTCAAGCTCCTCCACATAGGCGAACTCAGATCCGTTGTCTGTGAGAATGACAGGGAACAGCTGATGGAACGCACACCCTCCGTCCATGACTCTTTCTTTCAAAGCTGCGAATTTAGTGGCGACCTCCAGAGCGGTCTTGTTGTTCAAAAGCAGGGCGAAGAGGAAGTTGCAGAAGGAAACGTTGAAGGTGAGCAGTAGCTTTCCACCAGGTCTGCCGATGACCGTGTCCATTTCCAACCATTTGAAGAAATCATCTGTTTCTCGTAACTCTTGGAAATCTTGATAGGTCCGCCCAATTTTCAGCTCTTTAGGAATAGCTACTTTTCTGGATTTTCTGCGTTCCTTGAACGTGACCATCCGAGGGAAATCAATGGGCTTGGCTGTCAGATAGCCCAGCTTGGCATGCCGATACACCGTAGCTTTCGACACAGGTAGGTTATGTGTCTGAATGATATGGTAGATGCTTTGTTTCTTCTGGATGCCTTGGGTTAAGACCTTGTCCATCTGATAAAAACTTTCCTTGTTTAGGGGAATTCCCTGTCTGGATTCCCTCAACATAGTCTCGTACTGCTCCTGTGCCTTTTTCGCGTAGTAAAGATAGCGGTTAAACCCACAATCCGTCCTCTTTTTTGGACAGTTGTTACAGACATAAGGAGCTTTTTTGAGAAGAGGGCAATCCGTGCAATCAGATTTGACGGATGTTGGATGCATGATGCGATTGCGCTTGATTTCCTTTGAAATCGTTGACGGGTCTTTCCCCATCTTCTCAGCGATGGAACGGAAAGTCTCCTGTTGGCTGATTCCAGTTTGGATGTCAATACGGTCTTCTAGAGTGAGATGTTTTTGTTTTTTCGTCATGAGGTGCCTCCTCACGAAAAGTCTCAGACTTAATTCTAGCATAATTCATCGTCTGAGACTAACTTCCAGTTTTGGGAGAGAGATGGAAGTTACTTTGAGAAGTTACGGGATGAAAAAAAGATTAAAAAAGTTTCAAAAAAGTGTTGACAAGCGAAAGTGGCTGTGATATACTAATATAGTTGTCGCTTAAGAGAAGTAAGTGACAAAGACCTTTGAAAACTGAACAAGACGAACCAATGTGCAGGGCACTACAACAACTGTTGTAGTACTGAACAATGAACAAACAAACAATCTGTCAGTGACAGAAATGAGTGAGAACTCAAACTTTTAATGAGAGTTTGATCCTGGCTCAGGACGAACGCTGGCGGCGTGCCTAATACATGCAAGTAGAACGCTGAAGGAGGAGCTTGCTTCTCTGGATGAGTTGCGAACGGGTGAGTAACGCGTAGGTAACCTGCCTGGTAGCGGGGGATAACTATTGGAAACGATAGCTAATACCGCATAAGAGTAGATGTTGCATGACATTTGCTTAAAAGGTGCAATTGCATCACTACCAGATGGACCTGCGTTGTATTAGCTAGTTGGTGGGGTAACGGCTCACCAAGGCGACGATACATAGCCGACCTGAGAGGGTGATCGGCCACACTGGGACTGAGACACGGCCCAGACTCCTACGGGAGGCAGCAGTAGGGAATCTTCGGCAATGGACGGAAGTCTGACCGAGCAACGCCGCGTGAGTGAAGAAGGTTTTCGGATCGTAAAGCTCTGTTGTAAGAGAAGAACGAGTGTGAGAGTGGAAAGTTCACACTGTGACGGTATCTTACCAGAAAGGGACGGCTAACTACGTGCCAGCAGCCGCGGTAATACGTAGGTCCCGAGCGTTGTCCGGATTTATTGGGCGTAAAGCGAGCGCAGGCGGTTAGATAAGTCTGAAGTTAAAGGCTGTGGCTTAACCATAGTACGCTTTGGAAACTGTTTAACTTGAGTGCAAGAGGGGAGAGTGGAATTCCATGTGTAGCGGTGAAATGCGTAGATATATGGAGGAACACCGGTGGCGAAAGCGGCTCTCTGGCTTGTAACTGACGCTGAGGCTCGAAAGCGTGGGGAGCAAACAGGATTAGATACCCTGGTAGTCCACGCCGTAAACGATGAGTGCTAGGTGTTAGACCCTTTCCGGGGTTTAGTGCCGCAGCTAACGCATTAAGCACTCCGCCTGGGGAGTACGACCGCAAGGTTGAAACTCAAAGGAATTGACGGGGGCCCGCACAAGCGGTGGAGCATGTGGTTTAATTCGAAGCAACGCGAAGAACCTTACCAGGTCTTGACATCCCTCTGACCGCTCTAGAGATAGAGTTTTCCTTCGGGACAGAGGTGACAGGTGGTGCATGGTTGTCGTCAGCTCGTGTCGTGAGATGTTGGGTTAAGTCCCGCAACGAGCGCAACCCCTATTGTTAGTTGCCATCATTTAGTTGGGCACTCTAGCGAGACTGCCGGTAATAAACCGGAGGAAGGTGGGGATGACGTCAAATCATCATGCCCCTTATGACCTGGGCTACACACGTGCTACAATGGCTGGTACAACGAGTCGCAAGCCGGTGACGGCAAGCTAATCTCTTAAAGCCAGTCTCAGTTCGGATTGTAGGCTGCAACTCGCCTACATGAAGTCGGAATCGCTAGTAATCGCGGATCAGCACGCCGCGGTGAATACGTTCCCGGGCCTTGTACACACCGCCCGTCACACCACGAGAGTTTGTAACACCCGAAGTCGGTGAGGTAACCGTAAGGAGCCAGCCGCCTAAGGTGGGATAGATGATTGGGGTGAAGTCGTAACAAGGTAGCCGTATCGGAAGGTGCGGCTGGATCACCTCCTTTCTAAGGAAAAGGAACTGCGCATTGGTCTTGTTTAGTCTTGAGAGGTCTTGTGGGGCCTTAGCTCAGCTGGGAGAGCGCCTGCTTTGCACGCAGGAGGTCAGCGGTTCGATCCCGCTAGGCTCCATTGGTGAGAGATCACCAAGTAATGCACATTGAAAATTGAATATCTATATCAAATAGTAACAAGAAAATAAACCGAAAACGCTGTAGTATTAATAAGAGTTTATGACTGAAAGGTCAGAAAAATAAGGTTAAGTTAATAAGGGCGCACGGTGGATGCCTTGGCACTAGGAGCCGAAGAAGGACGTGACAAACGACGATATGCCTTGGGTAGCTGTAAGTAAGCGATGATCCAGGGATTTCCGAATGGGGGAACCCAACAGGTACTACCTGTTACCCGCATCTGTTAAGGATGTGAGGAGGAAGACGCAGTGAACTGAAACATCTAAGTAGCTGCAGGAAGAGAAAGCAAAAGCGATTGCCTTAGTAGCGGCGAGCGAAACGGCAGGAGGGCAAACCGAAGAGTTTACTCTTCGGGGTTGTAGGACTGCAATGTGGACTCAAAGATTATAGAAGAATGATTTGGGAAGATCAGCCAAAGAGAGTAATAGCCTCGTATTTAAAATAGTCTTTGTACCTAGCAGTATCCTGAGTACGGCGGGACACGTGAAATCCCGTCGGAATCTGGGAGGACCATCTCCCAACCCTAAATACTCCCTAGTGACCGATAGTGAACCAGTACCGTGAGGGAAAGGTGAAAAGCACCCCGGGAGGGGAGTGAAATAGAACCTGAAACCGTGTGCCTACAACAAGTTCGAGCCCGTTAATGGGTGAGAGCGTGCCTTTTGTAGAATGAACCGGCGAGTTACGTTATGATGCGAGGTTAAGT
This portion of the Streptococcus mitis B6 genome encodes:
- a CDS encoding IS30-like element ISSmi1 family transposase produces the protein MTKKQKHLTLEDRIDIQTGISQQETFRSIAEKMGKDPSTISKEIKRNRIMHPTSVKSDCTDCPLLKKAPYVCNNCPKKRTDCGFNRYLYYAKKAQEQYETMLRESRQGIPLNKESFYQMDKVLTQGIQKKQSIYHIIQTHNLPVSKATVYRHAKLGYLTAKPIDFPRMVTFKERRKSRKVAIPKELKIGRTYQDFQELRETDDFFKWLEMDTVIGRPGGKLLLTFNVSFCNFLFALLLNNKTALEVATKFAALKERVMDGGCAFHQLFPVILTDNGSEFAYVEELERDIDGKSHLYFCDPSRPDQKGRIEKNHTVLRAILPKGTSFDQLTQKDVNLVISHVNSLKREEFQGKSAYDIFTFTFGEDIAALLGCQFVKPEDTHLSPDLLK
- the rpmG gene encoding 50S ribosomal protein L33, which gives rise to MALKKASLACVVCGSRNYSIKISGTPKPTRLEVNKFCKHCGKYTTHRETR
- the secE gene encoding preprotein translocase subunit SecE, with protein sequence MRFIGDIFRLLKDTTWPTRKESWRDFRSIMEYTAFFVVIIYIFDQLIVSGLIRFINIF
- the nusG gene encoding transcription termination/antitermination protein NusG, which codes for MDSFDKGWFVLQTYSGYENKVKENLLQRAQTYDMLDNILRVEIPTQTVQVEKNGKRKEVEENRFPGYVLVEMVMTDEAWFVVRNTPNVTGFVGSHGNRSKPTPLLEQEIRDILVSMGQTVQEFDFDVEVGQTVRIIDGAFADYTGKITEIDNNKVKMIISMFGNDTVAEVNLNQIAEL
- a CDS encoding transcriptional regulator, which produces MFKELYKEVQGIVYKCRNEYHLHLWELSDWDQEGMICLHELISREEELVEDIPRLRKYFKTKFRNRILDHIRKQESQKRRYEKEPYEEVGELSHRISEGGLWLDEYYLFHETLRDYRNKQSKDKQEELERVLRHERFRGRQRVLRDLRIVFKEFDIRTL